From Maniola hyperantus chromosome 28, iAphHyp1.2, whole genome shotgun sequence, one genomic window encodes:
- the LOC117995103 gene encoding EEF1A lysine methyltransferase 2 — protein MEESELDSSELGTHKYWKEAYTKEISNFEDHGDPGDIWFGEDSAFRVIDWICKCGIDKDTAIVDLGCGNGYTLSELAKEGFTNLLGVDYCTEAITLAEKVAKSEYPMLKFQVFDIITGDVKHLGSKFGLAHDKGTYDAVSLNPDNAKENRRKYIEQIVNLLTDTGLFVITSCNWTDAELMRHFAEKMKFKCVIPTPQFKFGGKVGSVVSSVVFEKI, from the exons ATGGAGGAATCCGAATTGGATTCATCGGAGTTAGGCACCCATAAATACTGGAAGGAAGCTTATACCAAGGAAATAAGTAACTTTGAAGACCACGGCGACCCGGGGGACATCTGGTTCGGAGAAGATAGCGCTTTTAGAGTCATTGACTGGATATGCAAGTGTGGTATTGATAAGGATACTGCAATAGTCGATTTAG gttgTGGCAACGGTTACACACTGTCAGAACTGGCGAAAGAGGGTTTTACAAACCTACTGGGCGTAGATTATTGCACAGAGGCCATCACTTTAGCTGAGAAAGTTGCTAAGAGTGAATACCCTATGTTGAAATTTCAG GTATTCGATATAATAACAGGCGATGTGAAACATCTAGGCAGTAAATTTGGTCTAGCTCACGACAAGGGCACCTATGATGCTGTGAGCCTGAATCCAGACAATGCGAAGGAAAATAGACGGAAATATATAGAACAAATAGTTAACTTGTTAACAGATACTG gtcTATTCGTAATAACTTCGTGCAACTGGACGGACGCTGAGCTGATGAGGCATTTTGCGGAAAAAATGAAATTCAAGTGTGTGATACCAACACCACAGTTCAAATTCGGCGGGAAGGTTGGCAGCGTGGTGTCGTCTGTTGTCTTTGAAaagatatag